TTGCGGGACCCGCCGCCCGGTCAACCGAGAATCTTGCTGATCTCCTCCAACTGCCCCTCATCCAGGGGCCCTTGAGCCAGTGCGCCCGCGTTCTCCTCCGCCTGCGCGACGCTGCGGAAGCCGGGGATCGGGACCGTACGGGGGCTGCGCGCCCAGAGCCAGGCCAGCGCGCCCTGCCCCAGCGTGCGCCCACCGCTGGTCAGGACCTCCCGCAGCGCCTCCACCCGGGCCGCCCACGCGGGGTCGGGCGCCCCGCCCTCGCCGAACCAGCTCAGCCAGGCCGGCGGCACCGCGCGGATGTCGCCCGCGCCGGGGCGCGCCCCGGCCGCGTACTTCCCCGTGAGCAGCCCCATCGCGAGCGGGCTGCGGTTGACGCTGGCCAGGTCGAGGCGCTCGCACAGCGCCAGCATCTCGGGGGCGTCGGCCAGCACACTGCAGGCGTGCTGGACCGCGGCGCAGTGCTCACCGGCGGCGAAGACCTCGGCGCGCGCGGGGTCGTCGGTGCTCCATGCGTACGCTCGGATCAGCCCTTCCCGTACGAACTCCTCGCAGGCGTCCCGGAGTTGGGCGCCCGCCTCGGGGTCCGCGTCGCCGGGGTGGAGCTGGTAGAGGTCGATGTGGTCCGTGCCGAGGCGGCGTAGGGACGCGGTGAGCGCCTCGCGTGCGTACTCGGGTGTCGTGTCGCTTCCGGTCAGGGTGCGCGTCGCCTCGTCGAAGCGGTTGCCCCACTTGGTGGCGATCACCGCCTCGTCCCTGCGGCCGGCGAGCGCCCGCCCGAGGATGCGCTCGCTGTGCCCGGTGCCGTACACGTCGGCGGTGTCGAAGAAGGTCACGCCGAGGTCGAGGGCGCGGCGGACGGCCCGTACCGACTCCTCGTCGTCGACCTTCCCCCACCCCAGCGGACTGCCGTCGGCGGCCGCCCACTCGCCGCCGATCGCCCAGCACCCGAACCCGAGCGCGCTGACCTCGATACGGCTGCGTCCCAGCGTCCTGCGTGTGGTCTCCATGCCTGCGCACCCTAGGAGTTGGAGCGCATACGAAGGCAAGCCCTCAGCTCTGCGGGACGTCCGAGACGTGCGCGAACCAGCCCTCGGTCTGCTCGGCGTCGAGCACGCGCTCCAGCACCAGATCGCCGCGCATCCCGGGGAAAAAGCGTCCGGCGGGCCAACTGCGCGCGTACGGCGGCGGATCGAGGACGAGCAGACGGTGGCCTTCGACGAGCGGGATGTCGGCCGGGGTCCCCTCGTTCCAGAGCCGGGTCCCGTCCGGGGCCATCAGGTCGAAGGAGCCCGTGGTGGGGACCTGCCCAGGCGCGTCGCGGCAGACCGCGACCTCCTTGGCGGAGGGGGCGTAGCCGGGGACGTGTCCGCCGCCCGCCAGGACCCCGGCCAGCAGGGTGTGCAGCTGGAAGGTGTCGCCGATGCCCGTCATGCGCAGGGCGTAGCCGGTGCGGCTCTCGCGGTGGAGGACGACGAGCGGCTCGTCGTCGAGCACCGTCAGCGCGTACGCCAGGCACTTGAACTCCTCGCCGGAGGCCTCCGCCACGCGCCCGAGGAGCCCCAGGAGCTCCTCACGGGGGCCGGCGCCGAGTCCCGTGCGTACGGCGGGGACGTTGAGCATGGCGACAGCCGCCATCTCCCACTGGGGCAGCATCGTCCAAGCGGCTGCGGGCTCGTGCCCCACGCGCTCAACGACCTCGGCGTCCACGTCCTCGCCCGGGTCGGGGATGTCCCCGCCGCCGGTCGCGGCCCACCGGTCCGTGAACTCCCCTGCGGAGAGCAGCGATTGGCGCAGTTCGGCGAAGACGGCGGGGGCGCACTGCTGCGCGTCGGCGCCGCGCTCCACACACGCCCCGACCAGGACGGCGATCATGGCGCGCGGCCCGTGCGGGACCTCCGGGAGGAGGCCGGCCAGGCGTACTCCGCCCTCCCGCAGCGCATCGTCCTTGGCCCGCGCGAAGGCCTTGCCGAGGGCCATGGAGGCGCGTTCGGCGGTGCGGTTGTCCCGCGCCCGTACGGCCTTCTCGAAGTCGGCGACGGCGCCCGCGAAGCCCGCCCCACGTCTGAATATCATCCGCGCACTGTATGGGAGCCTGCTCCCATGGACGACGACCGGACCTGGACCACAGTCGATCAACTGCACGCCTGGCTGGGCGCATCGCACACCCTCCCGCCGCAGGAGGACGTCCTGATGCGCATCCTCAAGCTCTCCGAGGAGGTCGGCGAGGTCGCGCAGGCGGTGATCGGGGCGACCGGGCAGAACCCGCGCAAGGGCACGAGCCACACCTGGCAGGACGTCGAGGCGGAGCTCTGCGACGTGATCGTGACAGCGATGGTCGCCCTGCGTACGCTCACCCCGGACGCACCCGCGATCTTCGCCGCTCATCTGGACCGGGTCGCGGACCGCTCCCTCGCCAAGGAATGATCTCCGCACCTCAGGAGTTGCCGCAGACATGACGACGACACCCAAGCCCCGCCCCGAGATCCTGCGCTACACCGCCTTCTCCGCAGACCCCGCGGGCGGCAACCCCGCCGGTGTCGTCCTGGACGCCGCGGGCCTCTCCGACGCGGAGCAGCTCGCGATCGCGGCGGAGCTCGGCTACAGCGAGTCGGCGTTCCTGACCGCGCCGCCCGAGGGGCTGGGCGGGGAGGCGGGCCGGTCCTTCACCGTCCGCTACTTCTCCCCCAAGGCAGAGGTCTCCTTCTGCGGCCACGCGACCATCGCGACGGCGATCGCGTTCGCTGAGCGCCACGGCGCGGGCGAGCTGCTGCTGTCCACGCAGGCGGGCACGGTCCCGGTGACGGTGACGGAGTCCGCGGACGGCACCCTGCGCGCGACGCTCACGAGCGTGGAGCCGGCGGTGCACGAAGCGGCGGAGAAGGACGTGACGGAGGCCCTGGAGGCGCTGGGCTGGTCGCCCTCGGACCTCGACCCGGCCTTTCCGCCGCGGATCGCTTACGCGGGCGCCCGCCACCTGGTGCTTGCGGCGGCGACGCGGGCCCGACTGGCGGACCTGGACTACGACTTCGAGCGCCTGGCCACCTTCATGACCGCCCTGGACCTGACCACGGTCCAGCTGGTCTGGCGCGAGTCGGAGACGGTCTTCCACGTACGCGACCCGTTCCCGGTGGGCGGGGTGGTGGA
The sequence above is drawn from the Streptomyces sp. NBC_01465 genome and encodes:
- a CDS encoding aldo/keto reductase, encoding METTRRTLGRSRIEVSALGFGCWAIGGEWAAADGSPLGWGKVDDEESVRAVRRALDLGVTFFDTADVYGTGHSERILGRALAGRRDEAVIATKWGNRFDEATRTLTGSDTTPEYAREALTASLRRLGTDHIDLYQLHPGDADPEAGAQLRDACEEFVREGLIRAYAWSTDDPARAEVFAAGEHCAAVQHACSVLADAPEMLALCERLDLASVNRSPLAMGLLTGKYAAGARPGAGDIRAVPPAWLSWFGEGGAPDPAWAARVEALREVLTSGGRTLGQGALAWLWARSPRTVPIPGFRSVAQAEENAGALAQGPLDEGQLEEISKILG
- a CDS encoding MazG-like family protein, whose product is MDDDRTWTTVDQLHAWLGASHTLPPQEDVLMRILKLSEEVGEVAQAVIGATGQNPRKGTSHTWQDVEAELCDVIVTAMVALRTLTPDAPAIFAAHLDRVADRSLAKE
- a CDS encoding PhzF family phenazine biosynthesis protein, with amino-acid sequence MTTTPKPRPEILRYTAFSADPAGGNPAGVVLDAAGLSDAEQLAIAAELGYSESAFLTAPPEGLGGEAGRSFTVRYFSPKAEVSFCGHATIATAIAFAERHGAGELLLSTQAGTVPVTVTESADGTLRATLTSVEPAVHEAAEKDVTEALEALGWSPSDLDPAFPPRIAYAGARHLVLAAATRARLADLDYDFERLATFMTALDLTTVQLVWRESETVFHVRDPFPVGGVVEDPATGAAAAAFGAYARELGLVPEESVLTLHQGTDMGRPGELRVELRAGDPRVRVGGTGARIADPVA